The Microcystis panniformis FACHB-1757 region CTCCGCTCAAAATCCTTGATTCTGTCCTATCCATAATAAACTCATTCTCCGATGACAAAACCTATCCGCGCCCAATCACCGCTAAAATTTCTCGCCCCCCATTTTAACCCCTTGGTCTTGGCGGCAATTTATCGGCTGTTGCCCTTCTATTTGCGATCGCAATGTCAGATTGAGCGGGTGGAAGGGGAAAATAGCGAAATTCTCGTCGATTGTTACCGCCGTTTCCAAGCTGGACAGTTGCGGTTTCTGCTTGCCTATCGTCATTCCAGCACTAACGACCCCCCCTCCTTGATCCATTATCTTCATACCAACCTGCCTAAAATAGCTGCCAATGAGGGAATAAGTTTAAATAAGCCAGTTTTTGGCTATTTTCTCTACGATCGAGGGATTCCCCTCTGGGCAGGTCCAGTGGCTAATTGGCTCTTACCGGCGATCGGTGGCGTTCCCGTGATCCGCGGTCGTCCCGATTTCGGCTGTTTGCGTACCCTGCGCCATCTCTACGTTCGCGGGCAATTTCCCTTGGCCATTGCGCCGGAAGGCTATACCAACGGTCACGGCGAACTGGTCAGTCGTTTAGAATTGGGCTGCGCTCAAACCAGTTTTTGGTGTGTCGAGGATCTGGTGGCAGCGGGGGAGAATCAGCAGGTGTCTATTGTCCCCATCGGTGTGAGGTATCAGTATTTAGAAAATCCCTGGCCGAAGATTTGGCAACTCTGTCGGGCGATCGAGCGCGAATGTGGTTTTCCTCCGGGGGATGGGGCCAATCGGCAATTAGAAAACTCTCTCTCATCGAGGGAATGGAATCCAGAGCAGCAATTGACCCCAGAGGAAGAGGCCCTACTCTACCCGAAACTATTGCGTATTGCTGAATATTTATTAGAACAAATGGAAAGTTTTGATC contains the following coding sequences:
- a CDS encoding glycerol acyltransferase, with product MTKPIRAQSPLKFLAPHFNPLVLAAIYRLLPFYLRSQCQIERVEGENSEILVDCYRRFQAGQLRFLLAYRHSSTNDPPSLIHYLHTNLPKIAANEGISLNKPVFGYFLYDRGIPLWAGPVANWLLPAIGGVPVIRGRPDFGCLRTLRHLYVRGQFPLAIAPEGYTNGHGELVSRLELGCAQTSFWCVEDLVAAGENQQVSIVPIGVRYQYLENPWPKIWQLCRAIERECGFPPGDGANRQLENSLSSREWNPEQQLTPEEEALLYPKLLRIAEYLLEQMESFDRRFHTAIQLEEQAAKLANLSPIEGLTLRLQGLMDAVLKMLEGYLQMQPHSDRNLLERAQDIEDTVWDWIYRRDVDIQTLSDVERGLAALVASEAHQHLWHMRWVENFVVVTGHYLGFAEKVFPGGRSQESGVSSRSSVVSGFVALFFCTSFVLRGE